The following is a genomic window from Hydrogenobacter sp..
TGGCTACCTCAAAGGTGTACTTTTTTCTATCCTCTATGAGCCTGTTGCTTTTCTCAGTGATGATAGGTCTTATTATGATCTCTTCAGGCTTTCTCATGCTGATAACCTCTCGTATATCTTGTTTATAGCTTCCTTGTGAAGAGCAAGTACGTCACACCAAAGTATGTCATAAGCGTTGAGACCCTCAACGGGAAGTACTTTCACTGTTTGGAGGTTTCTAAAGGACTTCATAACTACTTCATCCTTTTGCGGAATAACTACGGTTACTTTAAGATCTTTTAATCCCAAGTTTTTCAGAAATTCCAAAGCTTTTTTTGTCTTAGGAATATCACCTATATTTACACCATCAAAAATAACTATCTTGCCTTCCTGAGCTTTTGAGGAGAGCGCCATTTTTAATCCCAATTTTCTGACCTTTTTGGGAAGATTGTAGTAGTAATCTGTAGGCTTTGGACCGTGAGCTACACCTCCACCTACAAATATGTTGGCACCTCTGTCCCCATGCCTTGCATTACCTGTACCCTTTTGAGGCAGGAGTTTTCTTCTGCTATAAGATACTTCACCTCTTGTCTTAGTACTGTGCGTTCCCTGTCTTTTTGACGCAAGTTGCCACTTTATCACTTCCCAAAGTACATGTCTTTTTACTTCCACGTTAAATACATCATCTCTGAGTTCCATATCTCCCACCTTCATACTTGTGCTCCTTTTACGAGATTTTCATTTATGTGTTTTAACCTATTTAGTTTGAGCTTCTGCGATTTCCTTTGGGATATAACACTTTTCTCCACTACCAGAT
Proteins encoded in this region:
- the rplD gene encoding 50S ribosomal protein L4; protein product: MKVGDMELRDDVFNVEVKRHVLWEVIKWQLASKRQGTHSTKTRGEVSYSRRKLLPQKGTGNARHGDRGANIFVGGGVAHGPKPTDYYYNLPKKVRKLGLKMALSSKAQEGKIVIFDGVNIGDIPKTKKALEFLKNLGLKDLKVTVVIPQKDEVVMKSFRNLQTVKVLPVEGLNAYDILWCDVLALHKEAINKIYERLSA